The following proteins come from a genomic window of Gimesia chilikensis:
- a CDS encoding MarR family winged helix-turn-helix transcriptional regulator translates to MAQDLIDVLIRQWKTERPDLNVEPMGVVGRVLRLATRLERRVSETLKPYGLTVGGFDILATLRRTGNPQGLTPTELMEAVMLSSGAMTNRIDRLEEQGLVERRPSPNDRRSLQVLLTAEGRKVVDEAVADRLDEAEDALCVLKAEERDQLADLLRAMLQGLND, encoded by the coding sequence ATGGCACAGGATTTGATTGACGTCTTAATCAGGCAATGGAAAACGGAACGCCCGGACCTCAATGTCGAACCCATGGGGGTTGTCGGTCGGGTTTTACGACTGGCGACACGGCTGGAGCGACGGGTAAGTGAAACACTGAAGCCGTACGGTCTGACCGTGGGGGGCTTTGACATTCTGGCCACGCTCCGCAGAACGGGAAATCCGCAGGGTCTGACGCCTACGGAACTGATGGAGGCGGTGATGCTCTCCTCGGGAGCGATGACGAACCGGATTGACCGACTGGAGGAACAGGGGCTCGTCGAACGTCGGCCTTCCCCCAATGACCGCCGTTCGCTGCAGGTACTGCTGACTGCAGAGGGGCGCAAAGTGGTCGATGAAGCGGTCGCGGATCGACTGGATGAAGCGGAAGATGCGTTGTGCGTGCTCAAGGCAGAGGAGCGGGACCAACTGGCAGATCTGTTGCGCGCGATGCTGCAGGGTCTGAATGATTAA
- a CDS encoding Dabb family protein, with amino-acid sequence MIEHTVTFRLKSAPGSAAEQTFLAAAADLAAIPGVKDFTIRRQTSPKNDHTFGISMKFATQEEFDFYSNHQAHQDFIQEHWLTTVEDFQEADFESLDTVAH; translated from the coding sequence GTGATTGAACATACCGTAACCTTTCGTCTCAAGTCTGCCCCCGGTTCTGCAGCTGAGCAGACCTTCCTCGCCGCTGCCGCCGATCTGGCTGCCATCCCCGGCGTCAAAGATTTCACCATCCGCCGCCAGACCAGCCCCAAGAACGACCATACCTTCGGCATCAGTATGAAGTTCGCTACGCAGGAAGAGTTCGATTTCTACAGCAACCATCAGGCGCACCAGGATTTTATTCAGGAACACTGGCTGACCACCGTCGAAGACTTTCAGGAAGCCGACTTCGAATCTCTGGACACCGTCGCCCACTAA
- a CDS encoding DUF6985 domain-containing protein, with protein sequence MTPAEFKKIWNGSLSSVLAESVQILNLDQADKDFLIQAGLPTSLYPEFSFERLETGELDHLDESEEGEGFDEQFHHYRIIGEDGYSMPVLLNESEQGTVWVLSGDFERLLYLNKNVRELAASLIAFARFLKSSRTEAAVNEFLAEIRNIDARAALEESFWSECVFNYLEEETQPAGTADHPLVSQFEHPLLGTLLFNNENQWEGEAVLFKNLSRCGWNERLVTHFVYSSSNQADDQEFAPLAKVPASFHYPIKITFASPDNTPPTAAQEKALKYLLSDEKRILKRLVNAVKTYVIDSDWWEFLQEELEGDLPKLEAILREPTGWLSLIRFRQIHISRKIEAGSVVIGFDCSAGWDNEHGLGFQIIEGEVIDIGHGTVGWYF encoded by the coding sequence ATGACCCCCGCCGAATTCAAAAAAATCTGGAACGGATCGCTTTCCAGTGTACTTGCTGAATCAGTTCAGATCTTGAACCTGGATCAGGCGGACAAAGACTTTCTGATCCAGGCGGGCTTACCCACTTCCCTGTACCCGGAGTTCTCTTTCGAACGGCTGGAAACCGGTGAGCTGGATCATCTGGATGAGTCTGAAGAGGGAGAAGGCTTTGACGAACAGTTTCATCACTACCGTATCATCGGAGAAGACGGTTATTCAATGCCGGTCCTGCTCAACGAAAGCGAGCAAGGGACGGTCTGGGTCTTGTCTGGAGATTTCGAGCGGTTGCTTTATCTCAATAAAAACGTCAGGGAACTGGCTGCATCTCTGATCGCCTTTGCCAGGTTTCTCAAAAGCAGTCGCACGGAAGCAGCAGTGAATGAATTCCTTGCTGAGATTCGCAACATCGATGCGCGAGCTGCGCTTGAGGAATCCTTCTGGTCGGAATGCGTGTTCAATTATCTCGAAGAGGAGACACAGCCGGCTGGCACTGCGGATCATCCACTGGTTAGTCAGTTTGAGCATCCCCTGTTGGGAACGCTTTTGTTCAACAACGAGAATCAATGGGAGGGGGAAGCAGTGCTTTTCAAAAACCTGAGCCGATGTGGCTGGAATGAGAGACTCGTCACTCATTTCGTCTATTCCAGTTCCAATCAGGCTGATGATCAGGAATTTGCACCACTGGCAAAAGTTCCCGCCTCGTTTCACTATCCCATCAAAATCACGTTTGCTTCTCCCGACAATACCCCGCCCACGGCAGCGCAGGAAAAGGCTTTGAAATATCTGCTCTCAGACGAAAAAAGAATTCTGAAGCGCCTCGTCAATGCGGTCAAAACATATGTGATTGATTCCGACTGGTGGGAATTCCTCCAGGAAGAACTGGAAGGAGATCTCCCGAAACTCGAAGCAATTCTCCGGGAACCGACCGGCTGGCTCTCACTGATTAGATTCCGGCAGATCCATATTTCGCGAAAAATCGAAGCGGGATCCGTCGTCATCGGCTTCGACTGTAGTGCCGGCTGGGACAACGAACACGGTCTGGGATTTCAAATTATTGAAGGAGAAGTCATCGACATCGGCCACGGAACCGTAGGCTGGTATTTTTAG
- a CDS encoding VOC family protein yields MQSCEKRLGELVLRTENREALVAFYQDVIGLELFANFEGGTFLKVADDFDGHPQLLAIFDQTWEFSGPQEIEVGMARARTGTLHHFAFAMELEVFESEKARLEALEIEMMLTDHRQFGWHSIYLFDPDGNSVELVCYDEAILDAAANQRVRESVEG; encoded by the coding sequence ATGCAATCGTGTGAGAAACGATTAGGCGAACTGGTCCTGCGAACCGAAAACCGGGAAGCATTGGTTGCCTTTTACCAAGACGTCATTGGACTGGAACTGTTTGCCAACTTTGAAGGAGGGACCTTCCTGAAAGTCGCGGACGACTTCGACGGGCATCCCCAACTGCTGGCGATCTTTGATCAGACCTGGGAGTTCAGCGGACCGCAGGAGATTGAAGTCGGCATGGCCCGGGCCCGGACAGGGACGCTGCATCACTTCGCTTTCGCGATGGAACTGGAAGTATTCGAAAGCGAGAAAGCGCGGCTGGAAGCGCTGGAGATCGAGATGATGCTGACGGATCATCGCCAGTTCGGCTGGCACTCGATCTATCTCTTCGATCCGGACGGGAACTCGGTGGAGCTGGTCTGCTATGATGAAGCAATCCTGGACGCTGCTGCGAACCAGCGGGTGCGGGAGAGTGTCGAGGGGTAA
- a CDS encoding DUF6959 family protein — translation MYQADVEIYADTSNYAVMRHPGRENPGSLIQGDSLSILCHAADAVRRELDRGDLEEALGELEYLRELLWGRLEHFQAVLEDHDLALPMGKRLEPDPPLEEYEDDDAE, via the coding sequence ATGTATCAAGCAGACGTTGAAATTTATGCGGATACTTCGAACTATGCTGTGATGCGGCATCCGGGGCGGGAAAATCCTGGTTCACTGATCCAGGGGGATTCACTGTCGATTCTGTGCCATGCGGCTGATGCGGTGCGGCGGGAACTGGATCGGGGCGATCTCGAAGAAGCACTCGGTGAACTGGAATATCTCAGAGAGCTGTTGTGGGGCAGGCTGGAACATTTCCAGGCCGTGCTGGAGGACCATGACCTCGCGCTGCCAATGGGAAAGAGACTGGAACCAGATCCGCCGCTGGAAGAATATGAGGATGATGACGCTGAGTGA
- a CDS encoding neutral/alkaline non-lysosomal ceramidase N-terminal domain-containing protein has translation MYSRPLVRFACLTLLCLFATSPVDAAQLYVGATSTDITPKLPVSLTGQMRTRIAKTVESPVTANVLVLESRDGDKSLEHVVFVSCDLVCIRGGIHEKVREKLKDQLPGLSLQKVIMNATHTHTAPTMIEGRYTLPKTGVTQPAEFVEFAAQKIADAIQKAWNERQPGQVGWGLGHAVIAQNRRALYEGGWAKMYGSTSTKDFRGIEGYEDHTMEVLCFWNDKDELIATAVNIACPAQAVEGRSTVNADFWHPVREALKKKYGDQLTVLGWAGAAGDQVPRPMYRKAAEARMMQLRNLTLLEELSRRIVAGWEEAYAGAVQEKHADALLKHEVRTIELPLQTVSEADHERISKEIKAYADDPSKVWIKNWKQRVLDRYDEQQAGTSRPYSMELHTLRLGDIAIATNDFELFTDFGTQMKSRSPALQTFVIQLCGPGSYVPNERAVRGGSYSAIIESNLVGPAGGQVLTEETLKSINAQFKK, from the coding sequence ATGTACTCACGCCCGCTTGTCCGTTTCGCCTGCCTGACACTGCTCTGCCTGTTCGCAACCTCCCCTGTAGACGCCGCCCAACTCTATGTGGGCGCCACGTCGACCGACATCACCCCCAAACTGCCGGTCTCACTCACCGGCCAGATGCGGACCCGCATTGCGAAAACAGTCGAAAGCCCGGTCACTGCGAACGTCCTCGTACTGGAATCCCGCGACGGAGACAAATCGCTGGAACATGTCGTCTTCGTCTCCTGCGACCTGGTCTGCATCCGGGGCGGCATTCACGAAAAAGTCCGCGAAAAGCTCAAAGACCAGCTGCCCGGCCTCTCGCTGCAGAAGGTCATCATGAACGCGACCCACACGCACACCGCGCCCACAATGATCGAAGGTCGCTACACACTTCCCAAGACCGGCGTCACACAGCCTGCTGAATTCGTCGAGTTCGCCGCCCAGAAAATTGCCGACGCCATTCAAAAGGCCTGGAACGAACGGCAGCCGGGCCAGGTCGGCTGGGGACTCGGGCACGCGGTCATCGCCCAGAATCGCCGGGCCCTCTATGAAGGAGGCTGGGCCAAAATGTACGGCAGTACCAGCACCAAAGATTTTCGCGGCATCGAAGGCTACGAAGATCACACCATGGAAGTCCTCTGCTTCTGGAATGACAAAGACGAACTCATCGCCACCGCTGTCAACATCGCCTGCCCCGCCCAGGCCGTCGAAGGACGCAGCACCGTCAATGCCGACTTCTGGCACCCGGTTCGCGAAGCCCTCAAGAAAAAATACGGCGACCAGCTCACCGTGCTCGGCTGGGCCGGCGCCGCCGGGGATCAGGTCCCCCGCCCCATGTACCGCAAAGCAGCCGAAGCCCGCATGATGCAGCTCCGCAACCTGACACTGCTCGAAGAACTCTCGCGGCGGATCGTCGCCGGCTGGGAAGAAGCCTACGCCGGTGCCGTGCAGGAAAAACACGCCGACGCACTGCTCAAGCACGAAGTCCGCACCATCGAACTCCCGCTGCAGACCGTCAGTGAAGCCGACCACGAACGAATTTCCAAAGAGATCAAAGCCTACGCCGACGATCCCTCCAAAGTCTGGATCAAAAACTGGAAACAGCGCGTCCTCGATCGCTACGATGAACAGCAGGCCGGCACCTCCCGCCCTTATTCGATGGAACTGCACACCCTTCGCTTGGGCGACATCGCCATCGCCACGAACGACTTCGAACTCTTCACCGATTTCGGCACCCAGATGAAGTCCCGCAGCCCGGCCCTGCAGACCTTCGTCATCCAGCTCTGCGGCCCCGGTTCTTACGTACCGAATGAAAGAGCCGTCCGCGGCGGCAGCTACAGCGCCATCATCGAGAGTAACCTCGTCGGCCCCGCCGGCGGCCAGGTCCTCACCGAAGAAACCCTCAAGTCCATCAACGCACAGTTCAAGAAGTAG
- a CDS encoding aminoglycoside phosphotransferase family protein, which yields MNHPQAEIQVDLPLVRQLLLVDYPVLANQPLFLVDEGWDNFIFRIGEHHAVRLPRRAAAVQFLQNEQRWLPKIAERLSLELPLHIHIGSSGPSFPWTWSVVNWVPGQTSEKHNFPDADVRLLAETLSTLHQPAEDGAPQNPYRGVPLQSRSQGVEERLHRQRERTDVDVTRLTDIWRACCETPPADQMVWIHGDLHPRNVIVRDGALVGLIDWGDVSAGDPATDLACTWLLLETPASRTALLDIYDAEPHLIQRALGWALLMGLILLDSGERRHVSLGHATLRRVLADA from the coding sequence TTGAACCACCCCCAGGCTGAAATCCAGGTCGACCTGCCCCTGGTCCGCCAGCTGTTGCTGGTTGATTACCCAGTATTGGCGAATCAGCCTCTGTTTCTGGTCGATGAAGGCTGGGACAATTTCATCTTTCGCATCGGCGAACATCACGCGGTCCGCTTGCCCCGCCGCGCCGCCGCGGTTCAATTTCTGCAAAACGAACAGCGCTGGCTGCCAAAAATTGCGGAGCGGCTCTCCCTGGAATTGCCTCTCCACATTCACATCGGCTCCTCCGGCCCCAGTTTTCCCTGGACCTGGAGTGTCGTGAACTGGGTTCCCGGGCAAACCTCTGAGAAACACAACTTCCCTGACGCAGACGTCCGCCTGTTAGCGGAAACCCTTTCTACACTGCATCAGCCGGCGGAAGACGGGGCACCGCAGAATCCCTATCGCGGCGTTCCCCTGCAGTCACGCAGTCAGGGCGTTGAAGAACGGCTGCATCGGCAACGCGAACGTACCGACGTCGATGTCACGCGACTGACTGACATCTGGCGCGCCTGTTGTGAGACGCCCCCCGCTGACCAGATGGTCTGGATTCACGGCGACTTGCATCCCCGCAACGTGATTGTTCGCGATGGTGCCCTGGTCGGCCTGATCGACTGGGGGGACGTATCAGCCGGTGATCCCGCGACCGATCTGGCGTGCACCTGGCTCTTACTGGAAACCCCCGCCAGCAGAACCGCCTTGCTCGACATCTATGATGCAGAGCCTCACCTGATTCAGCGCGCTCTCGGTTGGGCGCTGTTGATGGGCCTGATTTTGCTCGACAGTGGCGAACGCCGCCACGTCTCTCTCGGTCACGCTACTCTTCGACGCGTACTGGCCGACGCCTGA
- the fae gene encoding formaldehyde-activating enzyme: MSDRIVMRTGECLIAGGPPFTAAEPEVVIGELDGPVGTAIATLTGGQSAGHSKVFAILNTDIQVRPVTLMVSKVTVKSSAYTNILMGTVQAAIANGVLDAVRAGDLPKEKANDLGIICSVWLNPGAATDENLDHKALFEIHRKATAQAIHKAMHNEPSIDWLLEHQDEITHKYYQKGLDGTL, encoded by the coding sequence ATGAGTGATCGAATTGTAATGCGTACGGGGGAATGTCTGATCGCCGGTGGTCCGCCGTTTACGGCTGCGGAACCGGAAGTGGTGATTGGTGAGCTGGATGGCCCCGTGGGGACGGCGATTGCCACGCTGACCGGCGGGCAGTCTGCGGGTCACTCGAAGGTGTTCGCGATTCTGAATACGGACATCCAGGTCAGGCCGGTCACGCTGATGGTGAGTAAGGTCACGGTCAAGAGCAGTGCCTACACGAATATTCTGATGGGAACCGTGCAGGCGGCGATTGCCAATGGTGTGCTGGATGCGGTGCGGGCCGGTGATCTGCCGAAAGAGAAAGCGAACGACCTGGGCATTATCTGTTCGGTCTGGCTGAATCCGGGTGCCGCGACCGATGAGAACCTGGATCACAAGGCGCTGTTCGAGATTCATCGCAAAGCCACCGCACAGGCGATTCATAAAGCGATGCACAACGAACCGTCGATCGACTGGCTGCTGGAACACCAGGATGAGATCACGCACAAGTATTACCAGAAGGGTCTGGACGGGACGCTGTAA
- a CDS encoding ankyrin repeat domain-containing protein — protein MKIPLLDDGRVDIKTLRDQVDWNNLSAFESMLVTLLDYNWERLYGEIKEHPELANLAWEDDRTLLGIAAHDGQFEIVKLLVESGADINHLCRCYTPIYGAVCSGNPEIVRYLIQRGVTKSLNYKCEWKENTPLQRAAYEGLIEIARLLIEAGADINSINSKGRTPLDLAALRRRIEVVLLLVQHHARHQQPETTEYIEELRLDE, from the coding sequence GTGAAGATTCCTTTGCTGGACGATGGGCGGGTCGATATTAAGACACTACGGGATCAGGTTGACTGGAACAATCTTTCTGCATTTGAGTCAATGCTAGTTACTTTACTTGACTACAATTGGGAAAGACTTTACGGAGAAATCAAAGAACATCCTGAACTTGCTAATCTGGCATGGGAAGATGACAGAACTCTTTTGGGAATTGCCGCTCATGATGGTCAATTTGAAATAGTAAAACTTTTAGTGGAGTCAGGTGCAGACATAAACCACTTGTGTAGATGTTATACCCCTATTTATGGTGCCGTATGTAGTGGAAATCCTGAAATCGTACGCTACCTGATTCAAAGAGGAGTAACAAAAAGTCTTAACTATAAATGCGAGTGGAAAGAGAATACACCACTACAAAGAGCCGCCTACGAAGGATTAATAGAAATAGCGAGACTTCTGATAGAAGCAGGCGCTGATATCAATTCTATCAATAGTAAAGGAAGAACTCCGCTTGACCTGGCGGCCCTGAGAAGGCGTATAGAGGTTGTGCTACTTCTCGTTCAACACCATGCGAGACATCAACAGCCTGAAACTACAGAATATATTGAAGAACTCAGGCTTGATGAATGA
- a CDS encoding acetylxylan esterase — MHLRLLKHLVSSCLTLALLLSLSASAVAADKYELKVVTDRPDAIYKTGETAKFLISLTKNGKPVSGEKVSITVDNFIGGASGFPQGSKTLGEEPTEVEVTSDKPGFLRCVVKAGAPVNQTKIAGAGFSPEKIELSKPAPEDFDQFWTNQIAKLEEVPMDPKLTPVKQKDAQVEAFDVQVNCLGGAPVSGYFGKPKDAKAKSLPAILWVHGAGVRSSSLTNAIKGANNGMLSMDINAHGLPNGKPAQYYKDLATGKLKDYRQAGRESRDTVYFRGMFLRLVRAIDFLTAQPEWDGKTVIVIGHSQGGGQALAAGGLDDRVTFIATGVPAICDHSGRAAGRINGWPKLVETGADGKPNPTQLKAASYVDAVNFATRAKADAIMSVGFIDSVCPPSSCYAAYNQLSGKKQIINKPLMGHAAPADVHKAFFDAVLKHVEEQAGK; from the coding sequence ATGCACCTGCGACTTCTGAAACATCTTGTCTCCTCCTGCCTGACCCTGGCGCTGCTGCTCTCACTGTCTGCTTCGGCTGTAGCTGCGGACAAATACGAATTGAAGGTGGTCACCGATCGCCCTGATGCGATCTATAAGACCGGTGAGACGGCGAAGTTTCTGATTTCACTGACGAAGAATGGCAAGCCGGTCTCAGGCGAGAAGGTGAGCATTACCGTGGATAATTTTATCGGCGGGGCTTCCGGTTTCCCTCAAGGGAGCAAGACACTGGGTGAAGAACCGACCGAGGTAGAAGTCACATCGGACAAGCCGGGCTTTCTGCGGTGCGTGGTCAAAGCAGGTGCGCCGGTGAATCAGACTAAAATCGCGGGCGCCGGGTTCTCGCCGGAAAAGATCGAACTCAGCAAACCTGCCCCGGAGGATTTTGACCAGTTCTGGACGAATCAGATCGCGAAACTCGAAGAGGTTCCGATGGATCCGAAACTGACGCCGGTCAAACAGAAGGACGCCCAAGTTGAAGCGTTCGACGTGCAGGTGAACTGCCTGGGTGGTGCTCCGGTCTCCGGTTATTTTGGGAAGCCGAAGGATGCGAAAGCGAAGAGCCTGCCGGCGATTCTGTGGGTGCACGGGGCCGGGGTGCGAAGTTCGTCGCTGACGAATGCCATCAAAGGGGCGAACAACGGAATGCTGTCGATGGACATCAACGCACACGGCCTGCCGAACGGGAAGCCGGCTCAATATTACAAAGACCTGGCGACAGGCAAACTGAAGGATTATCGGCAGGCGGGCCGCGAGAGCCGTGATACGGTTTACTTCCGCGGGATGTTTTTGCGTCTGGTACGGGCGATTGATTTTCTGACTGCGCAACCCGAGTGGGACGGAAAGACCGTGATTGTCATCGGCCACAGCCAGGGAGGCGGCCAGGCACTGGCAGCCGGCGGTCTGGATGACCGGGTGACGTTCATCGCCACGGGGGTCCCCGCGATCTGCGATCATTCAGGACGTGCCGCCGGCCGGATTAACGGCTGGCCCAAGCTGGTCGAAACCGGCGCGGACGGCAAACCTAATCCCACGCAGTTGAAAGCAGCATCGTACGTAGACGCAGTCAACTTCGCTACACGGGCGAAGGCCGATGCGATCATGAGCGTGGGTTTTATCGACAGCGTCTGTCCGCCGTCGAGCTGTTACGCGGCTTATAACCAGCTGAGCGGCAAGAAGCAGATCATCAACAAACCCCTGATGGGCCACGCCGCCCCGGCGGATGTACACAAGGCGTTCTTTGATGCCGTGCTGAAGCATGTGGAGGAGCAGGCGGGGAAGTAG